Within the Deltaproteobacteria bacterium genome, the region AACGCCGGCATTCCCAGATCGACCGCCTTCCGGGCGGTCTCCCGCAAGCGGAACCGGATGCACTCCACGCAACGGCGCCCCCGCTCCGGTTCCCCTTCGAGCCCGGCCGTCGCCTCCTCCCATTCCCTTTCTCCGCCGCTTCCCACCACGAGCGGGAACGGATCCTTCTCCTGCAGGTCGAGGGCGGCCAGGGTCCGTTTCCGGAATTCTTCCGCGGGGTGGATATTCGGGTTATAAAAGAAGCCGGTGACGGCGAACTTCTCCCGCATGGCGCGGACGCCGTAGGCCGCGTCCGGCGCGCAGCAGATGTGGAGGAGCAGTTCGGTACCCCGGGGGATGTCGTCAAGGAGTTTCATGGCTGGAACCAGACCTCCTCGCGGCGAGTCTTATCCGGTAAACAGGTAGCAGGAATTCCCCGGAAAGGAAAGAGGGCATTTCGCGGTGGCGCCGGCGCTCATGCTTCTGGCAACATTCGGCTCGACCCTGGTCGCGGGGGCGCTCCTCGCGGGCGGGAATCCCCTCGCGCGCCCGGCGGACCTCGTGATGGGACTCATGTTCAACGTCCCTCTCCTGTCGATCCTGGGGGTCCACGAACTCGGGCATTACGCGGCCGCGCGGCACCACCGGGTCGACGTGACGCTCCCGTTCTTCCTTCCCGCCCCGTCGTTCATCGGGACCTTCGGGGCGTTCATACGGATCCGCTCGCCGATCCCCGACCGGAACGCCCTGTTCGACGTCGGGGTGGCCGGGCCGCTGGCGGGAGTGCTGGTCGCGCTTCCGGTCCTCGTGATCGGCCTCTCCCTGTCGGACGTCCGCGCCGCCGCGGGAATCGGCGGAATACCCCTCGGTGAGTCGCTGATCTTCAAGGCGGCCGCCCGGATGGTCCTGGGGGCGGTCCCGAACGGGTACGACGTCGTGCTCCACCCGGTGGCGTTCGCCGGCTGGATCGGCCTCTTCGTCACGATGCTGAACCTCATCCCCTCGGGCCAGCTCGACGGAGGGCACATCGCCTACGCGATCTTCGGCGAACGGTACGCGGAGGCGGCGCGACTCGTCCCGTACGCCCTCCTGTTGATGGGCATCCTCTGGGTCGGGTGGTTCGTCTGGGCGGTCCTCCTCTTCGCGCTCGGGACGCGGCACCAGAGGACCGTCTACGACGAGGTTCCCCTGACGCGGAGGCGGAAGTACCTGGGCGCGGCCGCGGCGCTCCTGTTCCTCCTGAGCTTCTCCCCCAGCCCGTTCCCGGTGTAGGAGGGGGCGGCCATCCGCGACCTCCTCGCCCTCCGTCCGTACCTTGCCCGGCGAAAGCGGGCCTACGCCCTCTGCGCCGCGGGCCTCGTCGTATCGAGCGTCTTCGGTCTCCTGGTCCCGTGGATGACCCGGGAGGCGATCGACGCGGTCTCCGCCCCTGCCGGGGGGGCGATCCCGCCCACGGCCCGGTTGATCCGGGCCGTCGAGGCGATCGTCCTCTTCTCGCTGCTGCACGCCTCCTTCCGGTACCTGGCCCGGCGCCTGCTCCTCGTCTCCGCGCGCGCGGTCGAGCAGGAGGTCCGACGGAGCCTCTTCTCCCACGTCATGCGCCTTCCGTATTCCTTCTTCCAGGCCACGCCGACCGGCGACGTGATGTCGCGCCTCACGAACGACCTCTCCGCCGTCTGGCTGTTCCTCGGCCCCGGCCTCCTGACCCTCATCGGCACCTCCGTCTCGTGGGTGATGGCGGTCGCCTTCATGGCGAGGATCAGCCCGCAGCTCACGGTGGTGTCGCTCCTGGTCGCCCCCCTGGTCGTTCTCCTTTCCCGGGAGTACGGCAGGGCGTTCCACCGGCAGCACCGCCTCGTCCAGGAGTCGCTCGCCTCGATGAACGGCACGTTGCAGGAGAACATCTCCGGGATCCGGCTGGTCAAGGCGTTCACCCTGGAGCCGAGGGAGGAGGCCCGGTTCGCGGAGGAGTGCGAGTCGTACTACCGGAACAACATCGCCGTCGCGCGCACCTCGGCCGCCTTCCACGGCGCGATCGGGTTCCTCGCGGGGGTCGGCGTCGCCGTCGTCCTCTACCTCGGGGGGAGGGCGGTCGCCTCCGGAGAACTGACGCTCGGCGGATTCGTCGCCTTCAACGCCTACCTCGCGATGCTCGCGTTCCCCACGATGGCGATGGGTTGGGTGATCAACCTCTTCCAGCGCGGGAACGCCGCGATGGGGCGGATCAACGAATTCTTCCGGAGGGACGTGGAGACGTCGGGAGATGTTCGGGGTGCCGCCGCGGTAGGCGCCCGCGCGCCGGCCGACGCGCCGCTGCTCGAGGTCCGCGGGCTGTCGTTTACGTACGAGGGGGGCGGGCGCGGGGAAGCGTTGCGCGACGTGTCCTTCGCGCTTCGCGCGGGGGAGGTCGTCGGGCTCGTGGGTCCCACGGGGGGGGGGGAAGAGCACGCTGTTCCACCTCCTCCTCGGGATGTACCCGATCCCGGCCGGGACGATTTTCCGCGAAGGGAGGGACGCGTCGGGAATCCCGCTTCCGGAGCTGCGCCGGGGGTTGGCCGTGGTGCCCCAGGACCCGTTCCTGTTCTCCGACTCGGTCCTCGAAAACGTCTGCTTCGGGCGGGAAGCCGCGGATCCGGCGGCGGCGCGGGAAGCGGCATCGCTGGCCCGGTTCCTGGACGAGGTCGAGGAACTCCCGGCGGGGATCGAAACGGTGGTCGGCGAACGGGGGGTTTCCCTGTCGGGAGGCCAGCGGCAGCGGGCCACCATCGCGAGAGCGCTGTGCGCCGGGGCGCCGGTCCTCCTGCTCGACGACGCCCTCTCCTCCGTGGACGCGGAAACGGAGCGGGAGATCTTCGAGGGGATTCTCGCCGTCCGCGGGGAGCGGACGATCCTGTTCAGCACCCACCGGATGGCGTCGCTCTCCCGGTGCGACCGGATCCTCGTCATGGCGGGCGGGCGGATCGTGGAGGAGGGGACGCACGACGCCCTCCTCTCCCGGCGGGGAGTCTACTTCGACCTGTACTCCCGCCAGATGCTCGCCCGGGAGCTGGAGGAGTCGCCGTGAACCACGGGTCGGAGGCGTTCTTCCTCGAGGACCGGGCGGAGACGGCAGGCGTCGACTGGCGGCTCCTGCGGCGCCTCCTCCGGTACGTGGCTCCCCACGGGAGGATCCTCGCCGGCGCGATCGCTTCGCTCGCGTGCGGGACCGCGTGCCAGCTCGCGGGGCCGTACATCGTGAAGATCGTGATCGACCGGCATGTGACGACCGGACATCTCGATGGGATGGGGGCGTGGGTCCTGCTGTACCTCGGAGCCCTCGCGGGCGCCATGGGATTCCTGTTCGATGTACGCGGTGTCGATCCTCGGGCAGCGGGTGATCCTCGCCCTGCGCCGGGAGATGTTCTCCCGGATGGAGCGGCTGCCGGTGGCGTTCTTCGACCGCACGCCGACGGGGCGGCTCATGACACGGCTTACGTCCGACGTCGAGGCCCTCCAGGAGCTCATCTCCTCGGGGCTCGTCTCGACGGTGGGCGACGCGGCGGTGCTCGCGGGCACGGCGGCCGTCATGCTGTGGATGGATCCCCGCCTGGCGCTCGTCGTCTTCTGCGTTCTCCCGGCGCTCGTCCTGTTCGTCGAGCTGCTGAAGAAGCACATCCGGGAGGCGAACCGGGAAATGCGCCGGAAGCTGGCGCGGCTGTCCGCCTTCCTGCAGGAGCACGTCACCGGGGTGGCCGTGGTAAAGGCGTACGCCCGCGAGGAGAAGTCGCTGCGGCGGTTCGACGCGTTGAACGGCGAATACGCCGATGAAAGCGTCCGGCTGACGAACCTCTATTCGCTCTACTTCCCCGGGGTGGAGATGTTCGCCTCCATCGCCGTGGCCCTGCTCCTCTGGCGGGGAGGGTCGCAGCTCCTCTCCGGCGCGGTCACCTTCGGGACGCTCGTGGCGTTCCTCGAGTACGCCCAGAAATTCTACAATCCCATCCGGGACATGAGCGACAAGTACAACATCCTGCAGTCCGCCCTGGCCTCGTCCGAACGGATCTTCCGGCTGATGGACGCCGAGCCGTCCCCGGAGTACGCCGGGGGCGACGAGGCGGTTTTCGCCCCCGGGACGCCGGACCGGGGCGCTCCCGGGGATCCGGTCCCGGCGATCGAGTTCCGCGACGTCTGGTTCTCGTATCCCGTGCCGGCGCCCGACGGGGCCGCGGGCGGGGCGGAGGGGCCGCCGGTCCTTCGGGGGGTCTCCTTCCGCCTCGAGGCGGGGCAGGCGGGCGCGATCGTGGGGGCCACGGGTGCGGGGAAGACGACGGTGCTGTCGCTGCTCTTCCGCTTCTACGAGATCCGCCGGGGGAAGATCCTCCTGTTCGGGCGCGATATCCGGGATATCCCCCGCGAGGAGCTCCGGGGGATGCTCTCGCTGGTCCCGCAGGAGCCGTTCCTCTTCTCCGGCACGGTGCTCGGGAACGTGGCGGCGGGGGGTCCGTCCGTGGACGCGGCGCTGTCCGCCGTGGGCGTGGACCGGTTCTCGGCCGATTGGGAACGGGGGCTCTCCACCGAGGTCGGGGAGCGGGGGGGGAGGCTTTCGACCGGGCAGCGTCAGATGGTGTCCCTTGCCCGCGCGCTGGCGCGCGAGCCGAAGGTCCTCCTTCTGGACGAGGCCACTTCCAGCGTGGACCCCGTCACGGAACACCGGATCCAGGGGGCCCTGGCGGATATCCTCCCCGGGCGGACCGCCCTGGTGGTGGCCCACCGGCTGTCGACCGTCCTGTCCGCGGACCGGATCATCGTGATGCACAAGGGGAAGGTTCGGGAATCGGGCACCCACGAGGAGCTTCTGGCGCTGGGGGGGATCTACCGGCGGCTGCACGCGCTGCAGTTCGAGGGGGCCGGGGACGGCTAACGGTCCGGCGGCGCGTCGAGGACCTCCCGCAATTTGGCCGAAAGCGCGTGGGGCGTGAACGGTTTCTGCAGGATGGGCGCTCCGATCGAGGACATTTCCTCCTCGGCGTATCCCGACATGAAGAGGATCTTCGTTCCGGGCCTCATCGCGCGCACCCGTCCGGCGAGTTCCACCCCGCCCATGTTCGGCATGATCATGTCGGT harbors:
- a CDS encoding ABC transporter ATP-binding protein; this encodes MYAVSILGQRVILALRREMFSRMERLPVAFFDRTPTGRLMTRLTSDVEALQELISSGLVSTVGDAAVLAGTAAVMLWMDPRLALVVFCVLPALVLFVELLKKHIREANREMRRKLARLSAFLQEHVTGVAVVKAYAREEKSLRRFDALNGEYADESVRLTNLYSLYFPGVEMFASIAVALLLWRGGSQLLSGAVTFGTLVAFLEYAQKFYNPIRDMSDKYNILQSALASSERIFRLMDAEPSPEYAGGDEAVFAPGTPDRGAPGDPVPAIEFRDVWFSYPVPAPDGAAGGAEGPPVLRGVSFRLEAGQAGAIVGATGAGKTTVLSLLFRFYEIRRGKILLFGRDIRDIPREELRGMLSLVPQEPFLFSGTVLGNVAAGGPSVDAALSAVGVDRFSADWERGLSTEVGERGGRLSTGQRQMVSLARALAREPKVLLLDEATSSVDPVTEHRIQGALADILPGRTALVVAHRLSTVLSADRIIVMHKGKVRESGTHEELLALGGIYRRLHALQFEGAGDG
- a CDS encoding ATP-binding cassette domain-containing protein, with product MYPIPAGTIFREGRDASGIPLPELRRGLAVVPQDPFLFSDSVLENVCFGREAADPAAAREAASLARFLDEVEELPAGIETVVGERGVSLSGGQRQRATIARALCAGAPVLLLDDALSSVDAETEREIFEGILAVRGERTILFSTHRMASLSRCDRILVMAGGRIVEEGTHDALLSRRGVYFDLYSRQMLARELEESP
- a CDS encoding site-2 protease family protein, with the protein product MAPALMLLATFGSTLVAGALLAGGNPLARPADLVMGLMFNVPLLSILGVHELGHYAAARHHRVDVTLPFFLPAPSFIGTFGAFIRIRSPIPDRNALFDVGVAGPLAGVLVALPVLVIGLSLSDVRAAAGIGGIPLGESLIFKAAARMVLGAVPNGYDVVLHPVAFAGWIGLFVTMLNLIPSGQLDGGHIAYAIFGERYAEAARLVPYALLLMGILWVGWFVWAVLLFALGTRHQRTVYDEVPLTRRRKYLGAAAALLFLLSFSPSPFPV
- a CDS encoding response regulator, encoding MKKAETVLLVEDSATVLALVRAFLQNEGYDVLSAGSGEEAVRICREFDGRIGVVLTDMIMPNMGGVELAGRVRAMRPGTKILFMSGYAEEEMSSIGAPILQKPFTPHALSAKLREVLDAPPDR